The DNA window TTTGGGGTGGTTATTTTACGTCTTCCTACCTTTCAATCTGCAGAAATTCCTCGTCTTGGTATTAGCTGGAAAATGGGCTTACTTTTTGCCAGTGTTGGTTTAATCAGTGTTTTAATCTCAACAGTTCAATATTTCTCGGTATGCCGTGCCATTGAACAAGATACTTACGAACCAGCAAACAAAATAATTATTATCTTTAGTGGTGCTATCGCTCTTTTTGGTCTTGCCATAATTTATGTAGTGTTTACCATTTCTCAAAAACAATATTTTCTTTTACAGTGAAATATTTTTAAAATGTATTGAAATTTATTTTAGTATCTATTATGATAGTACCTAACAAATTTTGCAAAACATAACTGATGAGATTTTAAAGAAGATTATTTGGACAATTTGTATTGGGGTTAACCGTTAGTGCGGTAATTGCCAGTTGTGGGAACAATAACACCAGCGCCCCTCAAACCAACCAACCACAGTCGCCACAAGCCAATCAAGAAGAAGTGACCTTAACCCTTGTGACTTATGCCGTTACGCAAGGCGCTTATCAAAAAATCGTTCCCCAATTCGTTCAAAAATGGG is part of the Cyanobacterium sp. T60_A2020_053 genome and encodes:
- a CDS encoding DUF202 domain-containing protein, whose amino-acid sequence is MTKISEKKSSQLNSSRIRDHLANERTYLAWMRTALGLMGFGVVILRLPTFQSAEIPRLGISWKMGLLFASVGLISVLISTVQYFSVCRAIEQDTYEPANKIIIIFSGAIALFGLAIIYVVFTISQKQYFLLQ